The Trichomycterus rosablanca isolate fTriRos1 chromosome 20, fTriRos1.hap1, whole genome shotgun sequence genomic interval ACGCGGAATTCCTGTCTCAACCGGATTGCTCCGTACTGTTCGTCATCGATGCGCTCGAGCTCTGCAGGCAAGCCCTGGATTTTATGAACAACGTGGCCGTGGTGGACGTCACGACTCCGGCGCCGGCGGACGCACTCCTGACCAGCTTGATCAGAGGAGACCTGCTGCCTCATGCGTCCGTCTGGATCGCAGCTCATCGTTCAGCTGCTCGGAAAATCCCCGTCAGATCCATCGGCAGGTTCACAGAATTAAAAGGATTCGACGATGCGCAAAAGGACGTGTATTTTAGCAAGCGGACGAAAGATCCGGCGCTAGGCGCTCGTGTTTTGAAGCACGTGAAAGATTCTCCGGCTCTCTACGACGCCTGTTATCTTCCACTCCTCTGCTGGATCGTGGCTTTTATTTACGAGCGCCGCTTCCAGAATCCCGACTTCACAGAGCGGACCCCGGTGCTCACCGGGTTTTTCGCGCAGTATATCATCGTGCAGACGAACCGAAAAATCGAGCACTACGTCGGGACAGGACTCGACGCATCTCGGTGGAGCGACAGCGATAAAAGTTTCCTGATGCAGATGGGTGAACTGGCGCTTAATATGTTGTTAGAAAAACGTGACGTCTTTTCTGACCACGAAGTTTCGCACCTGAAGTTGGACTTCAACAGCGTCGCGTATCAGGGCGGGATCTCTTACGAACTGAACAGCCCGGCTGAAAGTGAAAGGAGCTTCAAATTCGTGCACTACAGCGTCCAGCAGTTCATGGCTGCCGTTTATGTCTACGTGACCTTCCGGACGACGGGGTCAAATATGCTGGAGGCGTCGCCGAAGTCCAAGAAAGACCGACCCTTTATCGATCTTTACAGACCAGCCATCGAGCGTGTGCTCGGCGCACGTGAAGGGCGTCTCGACCTTTTCCTGCGCTTCTTGTTGGGACTGGCGGCCAAAGGGACGGAGTTGCACCTGCGTGGGCACCTGCTGCCTCAGTATCCGCCCGAGTCGAAAGGGATAGAGGAGGTTTTCAAGTATGCAAGGAAGAAAATAAAGGAGAACACGGTGCCCGAGCGGTGTGCAAATCTGCAGCAGAGTATTCTAGAGCTGGAGGAGGCCATGAATGATCGATGATAGAAACAGGGTGGGAGGTTCATCTGCTGCTTCCGGTTGGTTTTGGCATTTCTGAACAACAGAGAGAGGATATGAAGTGAGAAGATCCCAATTCAGAACTTCTCAGCtatatttatttgcttttagcAGACACAGTAGTAGTGGcatcttggtggtggtggtggaacTTGAACCAGCACCCTTCTGATCACTATGAATGAAGTGGATCAGATGTGGACTGTAGACTTTTGTAGCACTTATTTATTGGAGCTTAGAGCTGccaggcgctcgggtggcacagcggtctcgGCCAGGCATCTacgcagacacgattggctatgtcaaAAAGGGGTGGCCAGTCTTGCATCCAGTGATTACCCGGTTGAACCAGACTGTCAACCACCATTACAGGGAGGAAGCAactgatgaaaattaaatgactGCTTaatgactttatatttaataggtGGCTCATAGTGATACATCACGACTTTTTGAGAAAGGTAAACTACTTACCGAAAGGCCACAGCACCACTAAGAGTAAACAAATCTATTAGTGTTTCGAAAGCAGACCATTGCTGTTGTGCTAATTAGCTGAATCAGATGGgtttaaaaatgtgaaatacTGAATTACGAGTGGAGCCTGATGCTGCTGACTTAACAGGTTTTGATAATAAACCACAAATCTGCACATTGTTTTGTATGAGAGCTGATGAAACGTGGTGTTTGTATTGCGTACGAAtgaacacttaaaaaaaaatcggTTGCTTACCATTAGGGAGAATGAACTCTGTACTCTGAACCAGCTTGATGCCGTTTTCTTCACACCTCATTCACAGTATGTTTATGTAGCCGTGATATTTTTgcactttaatatttttttatataatttttatttcatttctttatatGTGAAGAAAAATGTTGGGTTATGTAATGAACTCCCTCAAAGCTTTATACGGAAAAAAAAGTGCGttcttaattcatttaattgtaaaggtttatttttttttgggttCCCCCTTTTCCTGTTTCACGTGGGGCACTAGTTAGCG includes:
- the nlrc3l gene encoding NLR family CARD domain-containing protein 3, which codes for MSNSDSEVEGFMARRPPSSYGSMCSDDHMEGSEHDVLDEPPPSMVKLPAPTGIRIHRPDSPETGITSVTQGQRSSVHHEGVFINRNGRETFVESAAAEMEVEEDESFIMVEQSRAKRKIRTEPEPVQPPAPAIESGQNELSLQYIFMAMLQTLRTLKQMELMCFIRSLSELRKENLEFRQLEQEGELDVLGVVDRIHETRSPGEALHITVRTLHDINKPAFARTLENLCRKALVQYELGTNNYRRYYSLYEGTCRPGQQQFIGNVYVESPIFIETSPHLTQTSVGNLFQPLQEEGRPRLVVTTGAPAVGLTVTVQKFIMDWTNNKAEHDFQYVFALPGRDLHLVRNSEQTFLDFLASFYPETKHAEFLSQPDCSVLFVIDALELCRQALDFMNNVAVVDVTTPAPADALLTSLIRGDLLPHASVWIAAHRSAARKIPVRSIGRFTELKGFDDAQKDVYFSKRTKDPALGARVLKHVKDSPALYDACYLPLLCWIVAFIYERRFQNPDFTERTPVLTGFFAQYIIVQTNRKIEHYVGTGLDASRWSDSDKSFLMQMGELALNMLLEKRDVFSDHEVSHLKLDFNSVAYQGGISYELNSPAESERSFKFVHYSVQQFMAAVYVYVTFRTTGSNMLEASPKSKKDRPFIDLYRPAIERVLGAREGRLDLFLRFLLGLAAKGTELHLRGHLLPQYPPESKGIEEVFKYARKKIKENTVPERCANLQQSILELEEAMNDR